The following are encoded together in the Cicer arietinum cultivar CDC Frontier isolate Library 1 chromosome 2, Cicar.CDCFrontier_v2.0, whole genome shotgun sequence genome:
- the LOC101505296 gene encoding uncharacterized protein, which produces MGGQDNDPTMVNSSIALLQERFRQLEKVKERREGKQLVRLLSSQNNTIQQRLVDPNHRPLYDHDSLSLGLNLTNKQSDHQNNMKLSSSSLSPWSQGESSTSRNFDNYSDVDTSLHL; this is translated from the coding sequence ATGGGTGGGCAAGATAATGATCCAACCATGGTGAACTCTTCTATTGCTCTTCTTCAAGAAAGGTTTAGACAATTGGAGAAAGTGAAAGAAAGGAGAGAAGGTAAACAACTTGTTAGATTGTTGTCATCACAAAACAACACTATACAACAAAGGTTGGTTGATCCAAATCATAGGCCACTTTATGATCATGATTCTCTTTCTCTTGGACTCAACTTGACTAACAAGCAAAGTGATCATCAAAACAACATGAAATTATCAAGCTCATCTTTGAGTCCATGGTCACAAGGTGAATCTTCAACATCAAGAAATTTTGACAACTACTCAGATGTTGATACTTCACTTCATctgtaa
- the LOC101505628 gene encoding heat shock protein 90-6, mitochondrial, with translation MDLIVNSLYSNKEVFLRELISNASDALDKLRFLSVTEPELMKDAIDFDIRIQVDKDNGIINITDTGIGMTKQELVDCLGTIAQSGTAKFLKALKDSKDAGGDNNLIGQFGVGFYSAFLVADRVVVSTKSPRSDKQYVWEGEANASSYTISEETDPEKQIPRGTRLTLHLKRDDKGFAHPERIEKLVKNYSQFVSFPIYTWQEKGFTKEVEVDEDPAEAKKDDQDENTEKKKKKTKTVVEKYWDWELINETQPIWLRNPKEVTKEDYNEFYKKTFNEYMEPLASSHFTTEGEVEFRSILYVPAYAPSGKDDIVNPKTKNIRLYVKRVFISDDFDGELFPRYLSFVKGVVDSNDLPLNVSREILQESRIVRIMRKRLVRKAFDMILGISMSDNKEDYEKFWDNFGKHLKLGCIEDRENHKRIAPLLRFFSSQSDEEFISLDEYVENMKPDQKDIYYIAADSVNSAKNTPFLEKLAEKDLEVLFLVDPIDEVAIQNIKSYKEKNFVDISKEDLDLGDKNEEREKEMKQEFSGTIDWIKKRLGDKVASVQISNRLSSSPCVLVSGKFGWSANMERLMKSQTMGDANSFEFMRSRRVFEINPDHHIIKNLDAACKTNPDDQEALRAIDLLYDAALVSSGFTPDNPAQLGGKIYEMMGMALSGKWSSPSQFESTQTQPHVPEIVEAEVVEPTSADSQK, from the exons ATGGACCTCATTGTTAACAGTTTATACAGTAACAAGGAAGTGTTTCTCAGAGAACTTATCAG TAATGCAAGTGATGCCTTGGATAAGCTGCGGTTTTTGAGTGTTACAGAGCCTGAACTGATGAAGGACGCCATTGATTTTGATATCAGAATTCAAGTTGATAAAGATAATGGGATTATCAATATTAC TGATACAGGTATTGGTATGACTAAGCAGGAACTAGTTGATTGTCTTGGAACTATTGCCCAAAGTGGAACTGCAAAGTTTTTGAAGGCTCTAAAG gATAGCAAGGATGCTGGCGGTGACAACAACTTAATTGGTCAATTTGGTGTGGGATTTTATTCTGCTTTTCTGGTGGCTGATCGG GTGGTAGTTTCAACCAAAAGTCCAAGATCTGATAAACAATATGTTTGGGAAGGAGAGGCAAATGCTAGCTCATATACCATATCTGAGGAGACGGATCCTGAGAAGCAGATTCCAAGAGGAACTCGTCTTACACTGCATCTTAAG AGGGATGACAAAGGTTTTGCTCATCCAGAGCGTATTGAGAAGCTTGTGAAAAACTACTCCCAGTTTGTCTCATTCCCTATATACACTTGGCAAGAGAAGGGATTCACCAAAGAA GTAGAGGTTGATGAGGATCCAGCTGAGGCGAAAAAGGATGACCAAGATGAGAATACTGAG aagaagaagaagaaaactaaGACTGTTGTTGAGAAGTACTGGGATTGGGAGCTCATAAATGAAACCCAACCTATCTGG CTTCGTAATCCTAAAGAAGTTACCAAAGAGGATTACAACGAGTTTTACAAGAAAACATTTAATGAATACATGGAGCCATTGGCATCATCACACTTTACCACAGAG GGTGAGGTAGAATTCAGATCTATACTTTATGTTCCTGCCTATGCTCCATCAGGGAAAGATGACATAGTCAATCCCAAGACCAAGAATATAAGACTTTATGTGAAGAGAGTATTCATTTCAGATGATTTTGATGGAGAACTG TTTCCAAGATATTTAAGTTTTGTCAAAGGTGTGGTTGACTCAAATGACCTTCCACTCAATGTGTCCCGTGAAATTCTTCAAGAGAGCCGCATA GTTCGGATTATGAGGAAACGGTTGGTTAGAAAGGCTTTTGACATGATTCTGGGGATATCCATGAGTGATAACAAAGAG GACTATGAGAAGTTCTGGGATAACTTTGGCAAACACTTGAAATTGGGTTGTATTGAAGACCGTGAGAATCACAAACGTATTGCTCCATTGCTTCGGTTTTTCTCATCCCAAAGTGATGAAGAGTTTATCAGCTTGGATGAATATGTTGAGAACATGAAACCTGATCAAAAGGATATTTATTACATTGCTGCTGACAGTGTGAATAGTGCAAAGAACACACCTTTCTTAGAGAAACTTGCGGAGAAGGATCTTGAA GTGCTGTTTTTGGTGGATCCAATAGATGAGGTTGCCAtccaaaatattaaatcatacaaggaaaagaattttgttgaCATTAGCAAGGAAGATTTGGATCTAG GTGATAAGAATGAGGAAAGGGAAAAGGAGATGAAGCAGGAATTTAGTGGGACAATTGACTGGATTAAGAAACGTTTGGGAGATAAAGTAGCAAGTGTGCAGATTTCAAACCGACTGAGCTCTTCACCTTGTGTCCTGGTGTCAGGGAAATTTGGTTGGTCTGCAAACATGGAAAG GCTAATGAAGTCACAAACTATGGGTGATGCCAACAGCTTTGAATTCATGAGAAGCAGAAGGGTGTTTGAGATCAATCCTGACCACCATATTATCAAGAACTTGGAT GCTGCATGTAAAACTAATCCTGACGATCAAGAGGCCCTCAGAGCTATCGATCTTTTGTACGATGCAGCTTTGGTATCCAGTGGATTTACG CCTGATAATCCAGCACAACTTGGAGGAAAGATATACGAGATGATGGGTATGGCTCTTAGTGGTAAATGGTCATCTCCTAGCCAGTTTGAGTCCACTCAAACTCAGCCCCATGTCCCAGAAATTGTAGAAGCTGAAGTAGTCGAGCCTACTTCAGCTGACAGCCAAAAGTGA
- the LOC101506156 gene encoding OBERON-like protein yields MLPPRQQSRVGGLQTSLSLVSSDPRLSPEDPRSNSDNLRESPTESASSRETWPTADAIAAKKMENGKAEIDCPDQSVIRRVSSADRISLQDIARERVDVICEKMHRLPEEFLDELKNGLRVILEGGNGSQHRDEFFILQKLVQSRSDLTAKTLIRAHRAQLEILVAINTGIQGFLHPSISLSQTSLIEIFVYKRCRNIACQNQLPADDCSCETCTNNNGFCNLCMCVICSKFDFEVNTCRWIGCDLCSHWTHTDCAIREQLICMGPSVKNGSGPSEMVFRCQACNRTSELLGWVKDVFQHCAPSWDGGALMRELDFVSRIFHGSKDQRGRNLFSKCDELKEKLKSGKMDSKVACRAILMVFQELDLDSPKSLENAESGRLIAPQEACNRIAEVVQEAIRKMELVADEKMRMFKKARLAVEACDRELADKAREAGELKMERQKKKSQIEELERIVRLKNAEADMFQLKANEAKREAERLQRIALAKSDKSEEEYTSNYLKQKLSEAEAEKQYLYEKIKLQESSRLSQSSGDPSSMLMYSKIHDLLYNGPPKADSQSNDRHPFRTNP; encoded by the exons ATGCTCCCTCCGCGACAGCAGTCTCGGGTTGGAGGACTGCAAACGTCTCTGTCTCTGGTTTCTTCGGATCCTCGTCTGTCTCCGGAGGATCCTAGGTCAAACTCTGATAATCTCCGTGAATCCCCTACTGAAAGTGCTAGTTCTAGAGAAACCTGGCCTACTGCTGATGCAATTGCTGCGAAGAAGATGGAGAATGGAAAAGCTGAGATCGATTGTCCTGATCAGTCAGTTATTCGTCGTGTTTCTAGTGCGGACAGGATTAGTCTTCAGGACATTGCTAGAGAAAGAGTGGATGTAATATGTGAAAAAATGCATCGTCTACCTGAAGAGTTTTTAGATGAGCTGAAAAATGGACTTCGAGTTATCCTTGAGGGAGGGAACGGCTCGCAGCATAGAGACGAGTTTTTCATTTTGCAGAAGCTTGTTCAGAGTAGATCTGATTTAACAGCAAAGACATTGATTCGAGCACATCGAGCGCAGCTTGAAATCCTTGTTGCTATAAATACTGGAATTCAGGGATTTTTACATCCTAGCATCAGTCTGTCGCAAACATCGCTGATTGAGATATTTGTGTACAAGAGATGCAGAAACATAGCTTGCCAAAACCAGCTTCCGGCTGATGATTGTTCTTGTGAAACATGCACCAACAACAACGGCTTCTGCAATCTTTGCATGTGTGTTATCTGCAGCAAGTTTGATTTTGAAGTAAATACATGCCGTTGGATTGGATGTGATTTGTGTTCTCATTGGACTCACACAGATTGTGCTATTCGAGAGCAACTTATCTGCATGGGTCCTTCTGTAAAGAATGGATCAGGGCCAAGCGAAATGGTTTTCAGGTGTCAAGCATGCAATAGGACTTCAGAACTGTTGGGCTGGGTTAAAGACGTCTTCCAACATTGTGCACCATCATGGGATGGGGGAGCCTTGATGAGAGAGCTTGATTTTGTTAGTAGGATCTTTCATGGTAGTAAAGACCAACGGGGGAGGAATCTCTTTTCGAAGTGTGATGAACTCAAGGAAAAACTGAAAAGTGGAAAAATGGATTCTAAAGTAGCATGCAGGGCAATATTGATGGTTTTCCAAG AGCTTGACCTGGATTCTCCAAAGAGCCTGGAAAATGCAGAAAGTGGAAGATTGATTGCTCCACAGGAGGCATGCAATAGAATTGCTGAAGTGGTGCAGGAGGCTATAAGAAAGATGGAATTAGTAGCTGATGAGAAGATGAGAATGTTCAAGAAGGCTCGCTTAGCTGTTGAGGCTTGTGATCGTGAATTAGCAGACAAGGCCAGAGAAGCAGGAGAACTCAAGATGGAGAGGCAAAAAAAGAAGTCACAGATTGAAGAACTGGAGAGAATTGTAAGGCTTAAAAATGCAGAGGCTGATATGTTTCAGTTGAAGGCTAATGAGGCCAAACGGGAGGCTGAGAGGCTCCAGAGGATTGCTCTTGCCAAATCTGATAAATCGGAGGAAGAATATACTAGCAactatttgaaacaaaaattaagtgAGGCTGAGGCTGAAAAGCAATATCTGTATGAGAAAATCAAATTGCAGGAGAGTTCTCGGTTATCACAGAGCAGTGGTGACCCCTCCTCAATGCTGATGTATTCCAAAATCCATGATCTCCTATACAATGGTCCTCCCAAGGCAGACAGTCAATCTAACGACCGCCACCCTTTCCGTACAAACCCATGA
- the LOC101506702 gene encoding uncharacterized protein, whose protein sequence is MAFWFILLLTLFAVGESQSTTTFNQTDLQTAMSDMRSRSYYGFVILLKILNSQPNSLQNNDLTFLMPNDEDLSKFSISTDELHDFLLSHSIPTPLLLNHLLHFPNGSVVPSGLPNKVISITNSGRSGLFVNNAKIVTPNVCQSSLIRCHGISAALTFDSIVHFSRVPEPKNPSKNSNETNSAPSIQKMSITPFN, encoded by the coding sequence ATGGCTTTCTGGTTTATACTCCTCCTTACACTCTTTGCAGTTGGTGAATCTCAATCCACCACTACATTTAACCAAACTGACCTGCAGACAGCCATGTCCGACATGCGAAGTCGGTCTTATTATGGATTTGTCATCCTCCTCAAAATCCTCAACAGCCAGCCCAACTCGCTGCAAAACAATGATCTCACATTCCTAATGCCAAATGATGAAGATTTATCTAAATTCTCAATAAGCACAGATGAGCTCCATGATTTCCTACTTAGCCATTCTATTCCAACACCATTACTGCTCAATCATCTATTGCATTTTCCAAATGGCTCAGTAGTTCCCTCTGGCCTTCCAAACAAGGTGATCAGCATCACCAACAGTGGAAGATCAGGCTTGTTTGTCAACAATGCAAAGATTGTCACACCAAATGTGTGCCAAAGCTCTCTAATAAGGTGCCATGGAATCAGTGCTGCTTTGACATTTGACAGCATTGTTCATTTTAGCAGAGTTCCAGAACCTAAGAATCCCTCAAAGAACAGTAATGAGACAAACTCAGCCCCATCTATTCAAAAAATGAGTATCACACCCTTCAATTGA